In Hemicordylus capensis ecotype Gifberg chromosome 17, rHemCap1.1.pri, whole genome shotgun sequence, the DNA window aaccggtagcaactggagacagacctataaATGGCAAAAATAAGCTGACTCGCTCACTTTGGTCGACAAAGCATGAGATCtggcagaaatgttgtcagataGGTGTGGTTTTATAAAGTAAAagtgctccccccaaaaaaacaaattCCAGCATGGCGGCTAAAAATCCAACATGGCACCACAAGCTTACCTGTTTAAGACCACCAGAACCATGCAAATAGTGATAAGGGCCTGAGATTTGGCACCGTGCGTTTGTCAGATACGTGTGGTTTTAGAAAGGAACGTTAATTTCTGCCCTAGATTCTTACCAAGGATTCTGTGACGGTTTACGTGGACGGCGTGGTTTATTACCGAATTCAGAACGCCGTCCTGGCTGTGGCAAACATCACCAACGCACACCTGGCCACGCGCCTTCTGGCTCAGACCACCCTGAGGAATGTCCTGGGGACCAAGAACCTCTCTCAGATCCTCTCCGACCGAGAGGAAATCGCACACAGCATGCAGGTATGGTCACTCCATGACTGAGCTGCGTCTCTTTGGGGGTGTTCCGGACCATACAGGATCGAGTCTGTATGATTGACATGGGACTGACAGTCTGTTCCGTGGATGTGGCTTTCTTACAAAGATTTCTCTTACCTGGGCAAAGCACAGCGGTGCAGAATGAAGCACAGTCCTGGGAAATCTGTGTCCTAATTGTTTTTGGAGTACTAATTTTATGACTCAGTGGGATGTTTGGTTAATGAGTGAGTGAACCCGTGGCCTTTTGGGGGGGTGTCGCCGAGTTTCAACATGCAGAAACAGAATTTGGTAAAAGATACAGGCCTGGTTTACACAGCCGTTGGGAACAGATCCAGGCTCAGATACTTTATTCCGGTCTTAAACCAGCAAATAGGgaatctaggtttcatgtgggtTGCCGACATCAGCGTGACTGTGTAAACCCACGCCAAGGGGTAATGACCCGAGATGAACCTGCGAACCCCAGTTTGGTATGGTTCACACACTCACGacaatgtcagtaacccacatgaAATCTAGATCCGGATGACTGTGTGGACCACAGAACTCAAGCATCCTGGCTTTTAATTTTTCCCTAAAAGCAAGTTTTGAATGCCAAGACAGACTCAGAAGAGATTGAGCAATGTCTATACAATCTCAGAAGCTTGAGAATgggaactctgtgtgtgtttgtgtgtgtgtgtgtttacggAGACCAGGATTTCCAGGGGCTAGGAGGTGCCTGTGAACTGTAGCCAGCCAGCCTTAACCATGACGAAGAAAGATGATCCTTGTTGCCTCATCACAGAAACACATCCGCAAGATCTGGTGTGGACACGGCCTTCATGACCAAGAGGTTCCGTTGAGTGTTGATTAAGGCTTCTATATTCCTGTTACCTCTGATCAGTATGACCTCTTGCACCATAGCCAGGGATGACACTTTTGACATGGCTGCTCCCAcactttaattattatttttttaacagtGCACCCTTGACGAGGCTACAGACGACTGGGGAATAATGGTGGAACGGGTGGAGATCAAGGACGTGAAACTGCCGATCCAGCTCCAGAGAGCCATGGCGGCAGAGGCAGAAGCCACCCGCGAAGCAAGAGCAAAGGTGGGaagcctgtttggcctggctgtGGCCTGAGGATCATCGTCGACAGCCAAAGAGGGAATTAAAAATGGTCGTCCCGTAGGGCTGTTGACGTCTGCCCTTTGGCCTTTGACGGTGGGACATCACGGTGCAGTTTCGGCAATAGCCAAGTCAACATGGAGGCAACCTTCCCAGGCTAAGGACTCAGAGGGGAGGAGTCAGATTCCGAAGGGAAGAGTCGgtcctttgtggctggggatgatgggagttgtagtcaactggGGAACCACAGGGTGGGAACCCCTAGCCTAGATAATAGGCAGGATCGAGAAAGCGGTTTCCTCTGTACTCCAAAGCCCCTTGCTAGATCTGCACCCTTCTCCCCTCCAGGTGATTGCAGCCGAGGGCGAAATGAACGCCTCCCGGGCCCTGAAGGAAGCCTCGATGGTCATCACGGAGTCGCCGGCCGCCCTCCAGCTCCGCTACCTGCAGACGCTGACCACCATCGCGGCCGAGAAGAACTCCACCATCGTGTTCCCCCTGCCCATCGACATGCTGCAGAGCATGATGAGAATGAAGCAATAACTGGGATACGTGATCTAAAAGAGGGGCAGGAGCAACAATGTGTTAATGTAGGcattaacgggggggggggaagagaattctGCCTATCCAGTGTCCACCTCTGTGCATGTCTTGAGACCGCTGGCAACCCGGGTCCCTTTTGCTGTTCATCTGAACAAGTTGTACTAACTGTACTTTGATCTGGGCTGCGTTGCCAGAAAACCACttctgtttaaattttaaaatttgcctTTTATAGAATGTTTATTTAATAGAGCATTTGAGTGCCTGCATCTCTCTGCAGTTCAGAAGGATGGGGAGAATATTTCTCTGcatgccatcacacacacacagacacattttatatgtgtgtgtgtgtgtgtatacacacacacacacatatatacacacatacacatatatacacacatataaataaaatgtgtatgttttaaaatagataattatacacacacatatatatacacaataTATACACATGCATACCTAATTTTATTTTCTCTACGAGGAATGCACTTTTCCCCAGTGGGGGGAAAAATCCCCTTTCTCTCGAGGATGGCGTGCAGGCTGTCTGTGCACATCCCAATGTTTTGGTACCACTTGCCTCTTCCTGTTTGGGGCATTTAGGCATATCCTTGTTAAAATGTCATTAGTATTATACTGTATTCtctgatgttatgttgtattGCATGGTTGTAATTACTGGCCATGGACTGAacgaaacaaattaaaaatgccaTTCATCACTCGAGGTGCCGTTCTTAAAGAGTCCGTTCTTCTCCCAGGGTCTCTGGATCAGGCAGGCAGAAGGGAGGTTGCAGCTGGACCCTGGTAGATCCCTGGGCGAGTTGCAGCCAACTGGCAAAGACTCCCCAAATCTGTATGTTCATAAGAAACGTTGTGAGCAAATCAACCCGGTTCTTAGCCATGGCGGGTCTCTGGTGCGGTGTTCACATGTGGCGCCCTCAGGCAAGTGCCGACTGATGTCTGGGCCCCCCTTTCAATGATCCCCCCGGAGAACGCCCACCACATTCACTTCCTCACCCCGACCCACAAGGCAGCACTCAGAAGCGATATGGCATCAGGGCCTAGTGGGCATTACACCGGCACCTGCTTGTTCCAACCTCCAGGAACTTTGCTGCCGTTCTGGTCATCCAccacccttcctttccctccccactgccactcgGTAAACCTGGGGGTCCCATCCACATAAGGGGCCCCCCCATAAGCTGCAGGAGGGGCCACTTTGCCCTCAAACTTGGAGCCAGCCCCATGGAGGGCCCCAACACATGAACTGCCAACACGTAGCCACAGAACCCCGTCTCAGAGCTGGGTCCAGCCACATCACACACCGAGCCCTACTCCTACAATTACATTTCCCTGGAAAGGGTCTCTTTGGCCAGAGATGATCACAAAGCAAAAGAACTCCTTTGGGGTTTGCCCTGCGAGGCGAGAACCTCTCTCTCTTACCACTTTCAGCTCTCAAAAGCCACGGCCTGATCCTAGCTAAGGAGGGAGGAAGAACAGAGAGAACCTCCAGGCTGAACCAGAGATGAttgcataacaacaacaaatatttatctaccgctttgcaacaaaagtttccaaagcggtttccatagaaaaataataaacaaaaataagacggctccctgtccccaaagagctcacgatctaaaaagaaacacaagagagacaccagcaacagtcactggaggtcctgtgctgggggtggatcgggccagttactctcctcctgctaaataaagagaatccccatgctaaaatggtgcctctttgcataAGGCGAAGAAAGGTTCAGGTCGCCTTACGACAGGTAAAGGGGACCCGTGCAATGCCTCACAGCAGCACTAGagggcagcagccacacacagaAGAAAACCAGTTCCTAGGTCCAGAAGACAACCAGATGGTCCTTTCATGGGTCAAATGCACCCTCACTTCTCTTTCTGGGAAGCTGAGTTTCCTTGTATGACTCATCGGCAGACTGTGCCTGATTTCTGTTCTTTCTGGACCTCGAACTCTTCAGGCTCCTGTTCAAgcccaaccactcacacaggcGGCTGCTGAAAAATCGATACTGGTCCTCCAGTTCTCTCTCATGGCCGCTCTCACCCTGGGGCCTTCTGGGCTTGCCTCTTAAAGAAGCAgtatacagccacctaatggcgcagcgggaaatgacttgactaacaagccaaaggttgccggttcgaatcccagctggtatttcccccagactatgggaaaacacttattttgggcagcagcgatacgggaaggtgctgaaagcatcgtcttatactgtgtgggaagaggcaatggtaaacctctcctgtattctaccaaagaaaaaccacagggttctatgGTCGCCACAAGTCGCCACTGACTTGCACAAGTCGACAccgggcacactttacctttactttacacaaCAGTACATTTGACAGGCGACGCTCTACAGGTCTCAGGTCTCCTGGGAGGGCCAAAAATCACTGTCCTCCAAATGTCCTGATTATCTTGACTAGCTCTATTTTCTTGTTCTTTAAAGCGCTCGCTCTCTCACTCTGGATGAGACTATACTAGGGAGAGGAGTGGATTCTGGCTACGCCTAAATGTTCATCTTCACACTATGAACAGTGGCCATTCAATCGGCTTTCCTGTGAGACGTAACAAATAAATTCTTGAGTTGTCAGGAAAGGCTCTCACCACTGTCCTCGCAGAATTTCCAGCTCTATTTCCGAAAGAACTGGATGTGTTATGTTCCTTGTGGAGTACCTATGGGTGAGAAGGAGGTAGTGGCAGACGCAGGGTAACCTGCAGAGACCTCAGTATTTACAAAAATCTGAAGGTCAACAAACCAAGGGGGCAAAAAATAACTCCGAACTGCCCCATCGCAACTGAAAGaatggaatgtttgtggactcggagggtagttaacagacaaccaggtgggcagagctaatggcaAAGAgtagggaaggagggcttgaacaaaaaaatTGGCAAGATTCTCAACTTGAAGACAGTTGCAAccgccttctgcttctgagggtggAAAGTGCCTAAAACCTCCGCTATACAGACAAGGCTCAGGTTCACACACACAGAATATACCGCAGTATTTGCTTTCAGGTCAAATGCCTGAGGCATGGTTCTTCCTATCTCGCTTATGTAACATGGGggaagaaataataaagcattACTCACGCATTGCTAAAACCCAAAGTCCATTTCAAATGGTACGGCTAAGTTTTTCCAGGATGATAGATTTAAAAAGAAACGTGATATCATCCTTTTAGTAACTGCTACCTCAGCGGAGGTGCAAAACGAAGACAGCGTGAAGCTTTGATAGGTCTTGTGACATTTATTAAAGGACTCAGGGTGGAACTGGAactttctctcccctttcctttaTCCTCACCACCAGGAAGTTGGGCTGGTAAAAATGGGGTTTCAGTTCAGGTTCACTGGTATTTTTAAACACTGAAATGTAATTCCAGTTACAGTCAGCGACCGACATCCAGGCTAAGTTTCACAATCATACTACCCAGAAATTACTCAAAAGAACGACTGAATTTCAACAGGAGTACTCAGGAGGAATTTAGTCTATATGACAGCCAGGATCTGATGTTACAAAGTGGTTCCGATCCTTTGAACTGGTTTCGAAACAGTCTAGATCTATTTCTCGCAAAATAATAGCAAACGCATTGGCTTGAAAAGGTGGGTAGacggggtcatagctcagtggtagactgctTTGCACGGAAATGGTCCcctgattcaatccctggcagcatctccaggtagggctgggagagactcctgccggaaaccttgaagagctgctgccagtctgtgttgacaatactgagcaagagggaccaagggtcggactcaggctgaggggaggggtccGCTGAGCTCCAGCAGACAgacagccaatcaggagccgAGGAGATCGGTCTCcacccttctccctctccttctgcagtggacacatcgctGAGGATGCGTTGGCTTCAAGCCAGCCCTCCTCCGACGGGGAACAAATATTGTGGCCGCGGTGTGAAATGCCGACGGTTTGGGGACCATTCGTCCCCGAACTGACAAGCTGCACGCCCAGCCCAGCCTATTCTTGGGCCTTCAAGCTGTCTGAGGGGAGGGTCACTTCATCAAAGCACCTGGACAAGATCTCAAGTCAGGGGCTAGTGAGGCACAGGCACCGTGGCACGGCTTGGGAACCATCCGATTCGAGGGTGATACAAATAGAGAACAGGGAGTTCTTTTCCGCTTCTGTATAAAGGAACTGTGTCGGGGGGGTTGCTTTTTGGACAAACCACACAGGCCTTTATTCAGGCGCCTGTCTTATATGCATGGTGCCACTTTATCTATACAAAGTACAATCATCCAGCGCCAATGCGATTGTTTtcccaatcacggttttgagtatccacgactgggaaattgtgaccggtctGGCCAATCAGGTCCTCAGTATTTGCAATTTGgtgaggttattattattattttttttttggtaatttttggaGATGTTGGGGGGTTTGGGGTGATTTTGGTGGGTCTggggtggttttttgggggggtgatttctgggggtttgGGTGATTTTCAGGCActtggggtgattttggggggtttggggtgatttctgggggtcccCCCTCACTCTTCTTGCTGACCAGTAATGGCTTCAAGAGATTCCAGGTGACTTTTGGCAACTCTTCTGTtattttttctgtatttttcgGTCTTTTTGTGACCgggattcccctaaccccctgtacCCAATACTTTTAAATTGCTCGCCAACCGGGAATTTGCCAGCCACGAGGTTTTCCCGGAACGGAACCCTTGCGCTTGGGGAGGGATGGCTGCATACAATATTTCCTTGGAAGGCCCCAGTTTCTCCTTATAATCTTTTCCTCTCCCTTTGTCATCCTCCGATTTATTGTTCATTTCCATTCCATCCCTTTATGGTCTTCTCCCCCTGTCCAGATTTTGACTGGAAGCTCCTTGGGGCAaggtccttccttcctctctccttttgGAAAGCTGATCTGCAAAGTGCGGTATGCATTTATGGTGCATCGATAAGAACATAAATAATAGATTGTCTACTGCACACAAAGGTGTGTCTCCTCGTGGCAATCTTCTCTTCCGTCATCCTCCTCTCCCTCGTGCCCATGACTCTTTTATGTTCCTAGGAAGGCCAATGCTTTTCCTGAAAAAATGGTCACATCTCGTTCTGTCCTCATGGTGACTACCAGGAAATGGACTTAAAAACCTGGAAGAAAAAAAGCCGAGTGGGCGACAAAAAGGAGAGTCACTCCACTCCCGCCCATATTTCCCTGATCTCCTGGCATGGCTCCTGCACTTTCAACAACTACCTGACAGACAGACATCCAACAGGTGTAGATGACCCTGGCAAAGAGATGGGACTTTGCCAACTGGGTGTCCACCAGTGTACATCACTGATGGCACTATATATGGATGATAATGATCGATGTTGTACTAGCAACACACCacacaggcagacattcaacaggcaTAGAGTTCCCTGGCATAGAGACGTGTCTTCGTTTGTTGTCTCTTTGCCTGTAAGCTACATTTGGGGTACTATATTATGATTACTGACACCAATTATATGATTACTTACATCGGACAAGCATGGACAAGTTCAAAGGACAAGTTCTCCGGCATGGGGATGGGGCTTCATCTGCGGAATGTCTACCTGTCGGGCAGAATCCTCATAAGAAGCTGATGGCGACAACAGTAGTAACAGCAAGAAGAATAAATATTTGCGTTATAGTATCGTCCGTGTAGTGCATGAATTTTGCAGAGTAACATaataccacaaatatttatattccgcttttcaacaaaagtccccaaagggaCTTTCTCTGTGCCCTGCCATTTCAAGCCTCAGGAGAAGCCCTGCCGAGAACTTgtgtatttatgtattgtttaaacATGTCCCTCTTATTTTAACTGCAGCAAggcaggcagaaatccagcaggtgAAGAGTGTTTTTTGGGGTGCCAATGTTgttcttggtgggtgggtgggtggcttatGTGTGGAATTTCTGCCTGCTCTGCCATTATTCAAGGCCCAGGAGAAGCCTGCCTGGATAGCTTATTTTTCTGATTGTCCTTAAAATGTCAGCCTGGTCTTGACTGCAGCAGGACCGGCAGGCAAGAGTATTTCCTGGGTGCCAGTACTGTGTCTGTtgcggctgtgtgtgtgtgcgcgtgcccacacacacacactttatctgTTGCACTCGTGCCTGCCATGTGCGTTAAAAACACCAGAAGTCATGCCTGGAAAAGGCAAGTGGGAACATAGTAAACTGCTGCCTACTGAGCCGGACCCtcggtctctctagctcaggattgcccgccctgactggcagcagcagttctccaaggttacaggcaggcgtcggagatgctgccacggaatGACTCTTGGACTTCGCCGCCTCCATCTGGGTCGTGCGGGCAGGAGGCGGAGGCGGTGTTTCCCGGTGGGCGGGCCCAGAAGGGGGCTGGAGCTGCAGCCACCTCCCACTGGAGTCCATCCATCTGGGCTGCCGGAGCGCAGCAGCGAGCCAGAGAGTGTCAGACCGCCGTTGGCATCTGTCGCTGCAGCCGCCAGCCTGGGCAAGTCGGTAGGCATCATGGAGGACGCGGAGAAGGGCGGCCGCGGGAGGCGAGAGACCACCAAGTTCGGAGGTGAGCCCTGCCGGGGTGGGGTGCGGGTTGTTTCTAACTTGCGGGGGGGCGGCAGAGCCTaggagggctgcctctctggcggtctgcttccttctcctcctccggaGGTAGCCTTCAGTGTCCTCCCTCCCGGCTTCCTTGGGAAGTGCCTCTGAGCTAGTGCAGAGTGCCTCCGTCCTGCTGGCTCATGGCCAGCGTCTGGATCCTTGTTTGGAAGGCGGACGCTTAATAGTATCTCCCCCCTGGTTCATCGGAGCCCCAGAACGCAGAAAGCAAGGGACCCATTCCCTCTTGGGGCTCGCTCTGCTCCTGTCCGGGTGGGAATGTGTGGGGGAAAGAGTGCGTCGGAGAACGTGCAGAGTGCCTTGCCGCTGCAGCTGTCCGCAGGGAATTCTCGACTTTCTTCTCCAGGCGGGCAGCAAAGGGGCTTGTGACCCTTTTCCAGTGGGAGGGCTCAGAGCAGGTTATGAGGTGCTCTTCGGATTGGCAAGGAGGTGCTCTTCGGAATGGCACTTGTAGGAGCAATCtctgtaatttaaaaaacaaaacaaaaccccacagaACAGGTGAGGTCTGTAGGCTGTGGCTGGTGATTGATTTTTGGGTCTTGCCCAtcccatgttgttgtttttttttaaaaaaaagttctaggGGACTTCCTCCACGTGCCaccttaaggactagaaactttgcTCCAGGGTATTTGGCTGGTGATCAGATTTGCTGGGCTCTGCTCCAGAGGCAAAATCCATCCAGCTTTGTCAGAGCTCCTCTTCCGCCGCACTCTGCTGTTCAACTTTGTCTTAAAGCGGGTGGGGGGATAAGCGAAGCAATAGTTACGAAAGCCTGTTTCTGTTTAGCAGAGATATCAACAAAAAAAGCACATTCCCTTGAGGGTTCCTAGCCGCAAATGCCAAGCGTAGAAGCACACCGCCAGGGACTTAATTTGTTTACTCTGCTAAACGATGCTGCTGGTTCCAAAGAGGCTGGGTCCCCTCCTCGCAGGCAGCGCTATCGAACCCGTTTATCTGAGCCTGCACGGTAGGATCTGGAACCAGCAAATGTCATTAGGCCTTGCATAAAGAAGCATCTTCGTCGGGATATACTGATTTGCATAGCCAACTGCTATGCACGCTcgttttttggggggtgtgtgtgtgtgagtctcTCAAACGATCTTTTCCTCTTCAGTGCTACTTGAAAAGTTTGCAGAGTGGGTTCGGAAAGGAAAACAAACCTCAACTTAAGGAGGACAAGAAAACCCGCTTCAGAATTTGCAGGCTGGGTCCCTAACGCCACCCACGATGAAGCCTGAAGCAAATGTGTGATTTAAAACATTTGCTGAATCACGTGTGAATCTTATGTGAATGGGGCGTGGGGCAGAAGTCTGAAGTCGGGCCCTATGCCAGGAGTGGGTCGATCATCGAGTTGGATCTCGGGGTGATTTGTAGCAGATCTCCGAGGGTTTCGTGTAGGAATAGTCACCAAAAAAAGAGAGGCCATCTTTCTCCACCCTCCTTCCCTAAATTAGGCTGCCGAAACAAAGTTTCAAAACCAAGAAGACAAGAGTGGGGTTTGCGTGGAAAGGGCTGTGGGTCCAGTCAATcgatcatctttattatggtcctagaccagcacgtGTGGGTTCGGTTGTGGGGCCGAGAACACAGTCCTGGACTGAACGTCTGCTCAGAGAGGCCCGCTCAGTGTGCTTTCTGAGTCGTTATTTAAGAATGTCTTAATCCCTAAATGCGCTTTCTGCGTCCACTGGGTGGCTCTTGAAGGGGTCCTAAAAAGGAGAAGTGAGAGTGAGCGTGGCGTCTCCCTTTCCTAACCCTGAGCAGACCTGGtgttccgagttcctctcttgtTTGTCTCTCTGAGATCtatctttctatttatttataaataaaggtGCTGTATCCGTACACTGAACAGCGAAAGGGGTGTCTGCAAGCCAACAGTTGTGGTTGCTGTTTGGTGAGGCAAGGTAGCCGGAAACCTTCCAGGGAAATACTTTGGAGGGAGGCTCCCACCAAAttctctctgctcccccaacTGTACAAGTCTTGGTCATTGGAACTCCCTGAGACTAGCATCTGTGTGTCAGAGAAACAGGCCTGACACTGTCAACATTCCAGATAGCTAGGCTTTTCATCTCGGTTAGCGGAAAGTTTGCTGCACAAAGAGAGGGCAGGgagaaaaatacaaaaatctcGCTGGACACTAGGGAACATCCCCTAGTATCTTCTATATAGCAATGTCCTGAAACCCGTGATGTTGCTTTATCTTGCAGTCATGCCTGGGGGACTCTCTCCAAGCATTTCACACACTGCTAAAAGTCCATTGATATCCCTTCAGCAGCAATCCGTTGGGTCAG includes these proteins:
- the LOC128338889 gene encoding stomatin-like isoform X1, with product MQDAEKGGRRRREAPKIGEDSDYDLGVFGWLLIIFAFIVTVLTLPLSICLCLKIVQEYERAIIFRLGRILKGGAKGPGLFFVLPCTDNIVIVDMRTITFDIPPQEILTKDSVTVYVDGVVYYRIQNAVLAVANITNAHLATRLLAQTTLRNVLGTKNLSQILSDREEIAHSMQCTLDEATDDWGIMVERVEIKDVKLPIQLQRAMAAEAEATREARAKVIAAEGEMNASRALKEASMVITESPAALQLRYLQTLTTIAAEKNSTIVFPLPIDMLQSMMRMKQ
- the LOC128338889 gene encoding stomatin-like isoform X2; translation: MQDAEKGGRRRREAPKIGDSDYDLGVFGWLLIIFAFIVTVLTLPLSICLCLKIVQEYERAIIFRLGRILKGGAKGPGLFFVLPCTDNIVIVDMRTITFDIPPQEILTKDSVTVYVDGVVYYRIQNAVLAVANITNAHLATRLLAQTTLRNVLGTKNLSQILSDREEIAHSMQCTLDEATDDWGIMVERVEIKDVKLPIQLQRAMAAEAEATREARAKVIAAEGEMNASRALKEASMVITESPAALQLRYLQTLTTIAAEKNSTIVFPLPIDMLQSMMRMKQ